In Hallerella succinigenes, the following are encoded in one genomic region:
- a CDS encoding type I restriction-modification system subunit M, whose amino-acid sequence MADNKKEQERAELHRAIWNIANDLRGSIDGWDFKQYVLGMLFYRYISENLTNYINQSERESGDKDFNYADLNDMDAKQAKDQMVQEKGFFMLPSHLFCNVLKKAEKDENLNITLEGVFKYVEESAKGTASEEDFAGLFDDFDVNSNKLGKTVAQKCDKLVKLMKGVAEMKLGSYQDNTIDAFGDAYEFLMSMYASNAGKSGGEFFTPQEVSELLVRIAVYGKKNIKKIYDPASGSGSLLLKARKVLGPNGVRKGFFGQEINLTTYNLCRINMFLHDVGYEKFDIALGDTLTDPKHWDEEPFEAIVSNPPYSIKWAGDSDATLINDPRYAPAGVLAPKSKADLAFVMHILKWLSTDGTAAVVCFPGIMYRGGAEQKIRQYLVDNNFVDCIIQLPDNLFFGTSIATCIMVLKKNKADNKILFLDASNECVKVTNSNKLTDENIENIIGNWANRKNKKHIAKLVTIDDVAEQDYNLSVSTYVEQKDTREQVDIKKLNADLAEIVKREDELRRAIDKIVKDLEK is encoded by the coding sequence GCTGACAACAAGAAAGAGCAGGAACGGGCAGAGCTGCACCGCGCCATCTGGAACATCGCCAACGACCTTCGCGGTTCAATCGACGGATGGGACTTCAAGCAATATGTACTTGGGATGCTCTTTTACCGATATATATCCGAAAACTTGACGAACTACATCAACCAATCGGAAAGGGAATCGGGAGACAAGGATTTCAATTACGCCGACTTGAACGACATGGATGCAAAACAAGCAAAAGATCAGATGGTTCAGGAAAAAGGCTTCTTTATGTTGCCGAGCCACCTCTTTTGCAACGTACTGAAAAAAGCAGAAAAAGACGAAAACCTGAACATAACTTTGGAAGGGGTCTTCAAATACGTGGAAGAATCCGCCAAGGGTACGGCTTCCGAAGAAGACTTTGCCGGGCTTTTCGATGATTTTGACGTAAACAGCAATAAGCTCGGAAAAACGGTCGCACAAAAATGCGATAAGCTGGTGAAGCTGATGAAGGGCGTTGCCGAAATGAAATTGGGCAGCTACCAGGACAACACGATAGACGCCTTCGGTGATGCCTACGAATTTCTAATGTCCATGTACGCAAGCAATGCGGGGAAATCAGGCGGAGAATTTTTCACGCCGCAAGAAGTTTCCGAGCTGCTGGTACGCATCGCCGTTTACGGCAAGAAGAACATCAAGAAAATTTATGACCCTGCAAGCGGTTCGGGTTCCCTGCTGCTGAAAGCCCGTAAAGTTCTTGGACCTAATGGAGTGCGCAAGGGCTTCTTCGGGCAGGAAATCAACCTTACGACATACAACCTTTGCCGCATCAACATGTTCTTACATGATGTGGGCTACGAAAAATTCGACATTGCTCTTGGCGACACCCTAACCGACCCGAAGCATTGGGACGAAGAACCTTTTGAAGCAATCGTCTCCAATCCGCCATATTCCATCAAATGGGCGGGCGATAGCGATGCGACCCTGATAAACGACCCGCGTTACGCGCCGGCCGGTGTTCTCGCTCCGAAATCCAAAGCGGACCTCGCTTTCGTAATGCACATTCTCAAATGGCTGTCGACCGACGGAACTGCTGCCGTGGTGTGCTTCCCTGGCATAATGTATCGCGGCGGCGCAGAACAGAAAATTCGCCAATATCTTGTTGATAACAACTTTGTTGATTGTATCATCCAGTTGCCCGACAACCTTTTCTTTGGAACGAGCATCGCAACGTGCATTATGGTGCTCAAGAAAAACAAGGCCGACAACAAAATTCTTTTCCTCGATGCAAGTAATGAATGCGTCAAAGTGACAAATTCCAATAAGCTCACAGACGAAAACATCGAAAACATTATAGGGAACTGGGCTAACCGCAAGAACAAGAAACATATCGCAAAGCTCGTTACAATCGACGATGTTGCCGAACAGGATTACAACCTTTCTGTCTCAACATACGTGGAACAGAAAGATACGCGTGAACAAGTTGACATC